DNA sequence from the Vicia villosa cultivar HV-30 ecotype Madison, WI linkage group LG3, Vvil1.0, whole genome shotgun sequence genome:
TGCTTACTGTTTTCTACTCCTTGTTGCATCACGGGAGATGTCCCTCCCAACCAACCCTTTGCATATTgtactaataatataataataataaaataaagagtcAATATTTGTTGGAACTAGATATAAAACTTAATCATTAAATTATTATAGTTTTTATAACTAGTATGAATTATCATAAATGGTTTACTAAGTTTGGCCCAATGCCTTATATTTCACACGTCATTTGTTGCAATCAATTTCCAACAATAAGTGTTTGATGCACGACCATGCATTTAATTCCTATAATGTTAGAAAAAcatgtgtttttttatttttataattgagttatattattattcttttaaaaaatatatatctgtaTTGATAACAATAAGAGAAGACAAAATATATCTATAGGCATTGTTGACACAAAATtcattatctttattttttttctcgaCAGTGAACCAATTTTAAAGCAACTCAAAGTTTCAATTTTCCTTTGTTATTAACAACATCTTTAACTGGTAGTATACAAAGCCATGTCAGGATTGACCAAATTGAAAAAGAGAGGTTGTTATGATGAATCTAGCGATCGAGTCAAAACTTGAACCTAAATTCATCTTcaagttttcaattaattttttctaaattttttctcAAATTCTCGCCGGAGATTTCCAAAACTCAATCGACTTACAAATTATATTCTCCAGCAAATTTTAATTTCTACCATATTTATTAATGAGAACCTCATATCAAAATTTATTATAAGtatttaatcaatttcaaacactACTGGcaaaaaatatatacaacaacGTCAACGTTATCACGATCATTTGAATGATGGTGgtgatatctctaaatttagacgcctacatatttttttaattttttaattactcATTGTTACTTATTATTACGGTTATTTAAAACAACCGTAGTGATATCTTATACAGTTCATAAGTTTGATTTTCAGCGCCTGCTAATTCGTGATTGCTTTAGTATTTTAGTTGcgtctttcatttttatttaagaaacGAAAGTGATATCACTACGGTTATTTAACCTAACCGTTGTGATATATTTTTTTCGGATTTGAACCAATCCATGCCACTTTATAATTGACTCAAAACTTGATTAATATCTTTGCAGTAGATTCATACTGTAAGAAAATTGTTCTCTTAACGCGAAAATACCTTTTCAACATGTGTATGTGTGAGATTCTGTGATTACTGTAAAATGACGAGAGATAGACAGTTAGAGAAAGAGAGAACTACAAATACAATCACACAACTAGTAAATCAATTTAAAGAACCAGAAACATTTATGCAACTGTTAGCTTTCACTGTAAGTCATCAACGCCACTTCTATTTACGATGAGTCTCCACATCTGTAACTAGCTTCACTGTCTTACTTTTTTTCTGCTGATATTTAGCATATGAATACCAAACGCCGCCAGCTGTGTTGATAACCAATCCAGTCACATTCAAAGCATGGACTTGAACACCACCCAGTAAGAAGAAACCAAAGGTCTGAAGAAACAATATGAAACGGATTTAGCGCGTGTATTTCAAGCAATAAGTCACATAAAATACAAACAAAAGATGGACAAATAATAGGTGCCAGAGACAACTGTTCCCTAGCttaacaaataatataaaattcaaGTTTTTGAGCTGTGACAGAAAATTCTATGGCAAACAGAGGATCACTCCTAGCTTACCGTGGAACCAACTCCTTTAAGAACGCCCACAATAGTTGTAGTTAAAGCAGAATTAACAATAGTGCacaagaacatggtgaaattgaGAACAATGCCCATCACCAACGAAAGAATAAGGATCatcaaaaatgaaaaagaataactctgcaaaggtaaaaaaaaattaagttagatATTAGCTTTCACATCAATATATATCACCAAAATAATAAATGACACAGCCCCATCAcattatcagatatgttgctgcaATCTATGGGCTAAGAAGTCAAACATCAAAGCAAAGTTTATACAATCTTTGAATTATTCTCACTTGAGAAATACGCTTACCCAAAGATTTTAATTTAGAGGTGAATACCACTTAGATGTGAATCAATTTTAATACCGAGAAAAGAGTCTGACCTTTGCAAATAATACAGATAAAGAATATGGGAATTCCCCTGTGGCTATAATAAGAAACATCAAAAATGGAAGAGATAAAAAACTGTTGTAGAACATGATTTCCACTGATGAAAGTCCATTCTCAGCACCAGATTTTTCCACCAGCACAAGGTACATGGTCTGCATAGGAGAGTGGGCAACACTATTAGAAAAGCATGCATAATTACAGTATACATCGCTTCATTTAAAGATTTATAAACAATAAAGTATCAGCATATCACCTGGAAGAAAACTGAAATGAAAGCCAGGCTATACCCAAAAAGGTCAAAGGAAAAATCTCCAAGCGCTGCTATTAGAACTCCAGCAGCAGTCAATATCACTGAGAGAGTAACCTGATAATTTCGATAGAAAGGAACGCCATTTCTGTTTAATGTAAACTTTACTAAAATTGGTAGTGAAATCAAAACTAAAGCCCACAAAATAAATACAATTTGtagtttaaattgaatttttaatggTTGTTCTACCATGAATTCATAAAGATAAAGCAAATaacaacaaatcaatcatcaaaagCTTTTTTGTCGAGTTTAAGAGAGTGAAATAAGAAAATGCTACCAATAGTCTTAGGCACCCAATCAAATGAACATAATATTCTGATAATGTTCACGGATGTTGTATAAGGTTCCTTCCCTTCTCCAAATTTTTCAATCCATTTGGGATATTTCCACACAAAAATCAAAGTTGTATTACCACCCGCTTAAACACTCTCTTCATAACATCAACAAAACCCCTTTACCAAATGTAATTCTTCTTCTGCCTCTTTTAAAGCCATGCATACTCTCTCTAATAACCATCTTTGGTCTTCGTTGACCACAGTTTAACCAAGAGATTAAACTTGACATTAACAAACtaaaaattaagaaaatgatAGAAAACCGATACCTGAGTTGTAGGTCTCCCCTTCCCCATGAAACATCCAGCGATAAGTACAGCAAGCGGTGTAAGCCTCTTTATTGCAATATACATTGGGATATTGACTCCTTTCAAACTGGCCAAAGCAAATGCAACATTGGCATTATAGAAAAATGAAACCGGGAACAGTTGCTTGGCCGTTTCCATATCCACTCCTCTAGCTCTTGTGTATCCCATTTTTCGGCCAAAGTGTATAAGCAAAGTAGTAACTAGTTGCTATGaaacacaaaaacaaaagcaATAGCTGAATGTTATAAAACAATATTAATTTCTAACACAAAATTTAAGCCTGCTTTCAACACaaactaaaaattatttataagagACTCCCTCTAGCCTTTAATGTAAACCAAAAAGTTACATGTATTTGATGTCAAATACGTGTACCTTTTTActgaattttaatatttgatgAAGTATATTTATCACTACTACCTCACTCCTAAATATAAGCATTTTCGAAAGGTAAAAGTTTACTCCTAAGTATAAGCATCAGTTGATTCTAACGTGAAAAAACTAATTCTGAGTGAATTGATTCTGTAAAATTAATTATGGCTAAAAGGGAGTTCAAGATAAAGTTATTTATATTTGGATAAATTCTTGCAAAAGTGAgatgaacaataaatttcagtcTAATAAATCACGTTTGGACTCAAAAACTACAAATCCTAGATGTAAAATTAATTATGGCTAAAAGGGAGTTCAAGATAAAGTTATTTATATTTGGATAAATTCTTGCAAAAGTGAgatgaacaataaatttcagtcTAATAAATCACGTTTGGACTCAAAAACTACAAATCCTAGATGTAAAATTAATTATGGCTAAAAGGGAGTTCAAGATAAAGTTATTTATATTTGGATAAATTCTTGCAAAAGTGAaatgaacaataaatttcagtcTAAAAAATCACGTTTAGACTCAAAAACTACAAATCCTAGattaagtagaatcaattctaaaaaGCAAAATCAATTAAACTTGAGAACAACCaaacatgtcaaaatcaattttataccTCCATAACCATGAAAACAAACATACTAATAGTCTGTATGGTTTAGCGTTCTATGGAATCACGGTGGGTTTCCACGTTTACAGAAGCTACCTATCACGGCAGGGTCACATCCAGACGTGGATTTACTTTTATGAAAAGCCAAACCAAACAAGCTATAAGTCCCAATTTAAACTTCTAGAtacattttattttagttttaaactacttactttttttttcttttctaaaaataCTCGCAATTAATACTGATTAGTTGTATTAGAAAATAGAAGTCAAAATAGAATACATGCATTATACATATACAAAATTAGTACATCCATTATACATATACAAAATTAGTAGTATTTTAGCATCAACGCAAATGCAAAAGATGGAAAGAAACCTGCAAAGTGAGTAGAGTCATTGAATACGAATACTGCATAAGAACAGCTTTATTGATAAAAACCATCGCCATTGAAGCAAATCCATACGAAACTGCCGCAATCAAACTACTTCAAAACAACATCATCATTCAATCAGCTTAACCACAAATCACACATCCTATCAAATCAAGAAAAATGATCAAGTACAAAACCTTGAAGAAAATGAACTAGTTTCTGCATCGGCACGAATCTCCATGGCCGATTAACGCGGAAATCGAGATCGATCTAACCGAATCAGCACCGTTTAGTAATAAAACCCAAAGTGAAaccctgaaatggaaattgaatCAATAACTGAATCGAGTAATCAAATCGAATACGAATTACGAGGAATAAATCATaatgaaagtaataataataacctgTAAAGGTTCGTTTACATAACTActgagaaataaataaataaagaagagaATGAGGTGAGGGTGAAATTGAAGACTGAAGAAAAAAGAGGATAGTGAGGAGAAAGTGTATGGTAGTAAAGTAATAGTGAGGAAAAAAAtgtatatataaaaacaaaagaaatttgTGAGAGATTTGTAAACAGCTGGCGTGTGAGGATCGGCATCGTAACGTAAGGTTTGGTGGTTCCCTAAAATCACAGCAAGATGGAGAGTTCAGTCCCGTGCTTTACTGCGGGTGAGTATGGATGCACTAGCTTGCTATAATATTCATTAAATTACATTTTGTgttggttttgtttttttaatgctATTATTGTCATTTATTTGGTTTTAAAAGAGTAAGCATTGGATAATAGAAGAAAACCTACAAACCTCTAAAAGAGGCAAGTAaactatattttcaaacaaagatGACTTGCACCCATCATCCATCAACCTCAGTAATGATAATCCTATTGAAATTCCTAGCCATTACTAACTAAAGGAAATTGAATTGGTTAGTATGCTTGTTTCAATGAGGCAATCACAGTATTTATGACAGTTAGATCAAGATCAAATTAttcaaatttaatatatatatttttttcttttaaagaaCAAAAAATGATGGATATGAGATCATGAAGTTAGCTCATGCGGTGGAGAATATTCTCCGATGTGGTGGAATGAATGGGGACATCTAAGGGTACTAATTAAATCCCTCACCATGAATCTCATTTAACAACTATTAGATTAAATTATGTTATAGATTGTATCTTACACCACAATACATTGGATTATTTTTCTTCTATATTCTCTCTCTCCTTGTTTGGGTCGCATTCATTCTATTATCTCTTGAGTTGCTATATCATAAAAAATGTTGTTCATCAACTATCTACTCAATACTAAAGAGTTGCCCAAAATGACCTTTCTACCCTCACAACAAAAAAACATTTCCCTTGCCAAAAGGTTATtcaagtaattaacaaaataaaaaatactccATGCCAATTGTTCTCTTCTCATTGGTCATTTCATAGTATCTACTTCATTTTGTTATAAAGCAATGCAGCTTTTGTAGTACTGAACACACAACTATCCAAGTGTATACGTTTTCATTGGTGGGATTCAAATATTTCGTTTTCCCTCCAACCAAACACACAACTATCCATTTGGTCCTCTTGCTCTGAAACATGATTTCCATTTCTCTCTCCACAGAAACCCACCATTCCTTTCCTCTTGCAGAAGCTCTCACTCTGTTTTGTTTCCAGATTAAAAGGTTTTCACTTTTTAATGTTTTGAATTATGCGTTTTATTTGAGTTTTGTTTCCTAAAAAtgtcatctttttcatttcaaaGAAAACAACAGTCTATAGGTTTTCACTCTttatatctttcaaaaggtttgacaatgctgatcttgcaatATGCTTTTATTTGTGCATTTGCAGGTGACCTATTTAATGCTATGTCTAGGAGGAGAAATATTCATAAGGTGACCTATTTTATTTGTGAATTGGATTATTCTGCTACCCAGTTTTTATGTTGTGTAAATTTGCTtccatgttcttttttttttccaattccTACTCTTCAACACGGTTGATATGCAGACAAGGTATGTTGTTACACTTCTGAAAGGTGTAAACCATTTCTTATGGTGCACTGCTAGGTTAGTTTTTTCAGATCTGGAGACTTGGTTAGAGGTAAGAAAAATTGCTCAAATCTCACTGTTGGAATTTCTCAATATCTTCCAATATGATGTAGAACATCTGATTTTATAAATAGTGATTTTGTCAAGATATTAAATATACAGGGAATACTTGATTTTATTTGTTAATGGATGTTTGGAGTTAGATCTCTGGGCTTTATCTATTTATAAAGTTACAGAAGGAGAAGGATGTGTAGCCAAAGTTGCTGCAAAACTTGAATCCATGGAGCCTTGCAGAAGTGTCATTAAGTTATTTCAGTAAAGCTTCCTAATTTGTGTGAATTTTACTCTGCATTGATTGTGTACCTTTACAGGTATTCTCTGCTAATGGTCACACTGGTAGTCAGTTGTTGCTTACTGATGTTAAGCCTAACATACCACCCCTTCTTTTGAGAATGGCTTCTGACTGTGAAGATGGAAAATTCATGTGAGTATAGGATCTTTTCTTTTTAGATTACAACTTCCTTTGTCCAGTAAAGCAATCACATTCTCAAACATTTTATGTTTTGTAGATATGCACTTGGAGCATTTAGATGTCGTGTTGTTTATGCTAATGTATCATACGATCGTAAACATTTTCTTGCCGTTGTTTGTGTTGCTGCCAACTGAATGTTGTTTGTGTTGCGGTTTTGTATGCTGAACTTCCATTTACCACAATTGAATGTTCGTTAGGTGATTTTTCTGGAATTCAGCCTGCTAAAACAAGTCAGATTCGAGTAATTCAATGTTCGTTGGATTATGATAGATCTTCGAAGGGAATTGTCTTTACGGACAGATTGCCCCTATCTACCAGGTGAGCAGGTAAACATAAATTCATAGTTGGAATTTGTTAAATATTAGATTAACATAGAATAAAACAATTAAGCACCTAGGTAGATGAAATATAAATCTGTCAGCGCCTCGTCGAAGTGTTTTATGTCTTTAAAGTTAGCAATATTACCACAGACTGCGATTGACTTTGGTGTTTATTTCATATGGAAATAAATCAAATGGGGGAGCTTCTGTTATCTTATGGATTTGTTCCAAAGGAGGGCACAAATCCAAGCGACTCAGTTGAGCTGCCATTCTCACTCAAGAAATCTGATGAGTCCTATAAGGAGAAGTTAGAACTGTTGAGGAAGTATGGATTATCAGGGTGAGTAGTGAGTACCTAATTTTTCTCTGTTATTAGACCTCATGATTGAACTTGCTACTCACTCGATTGTTCTATTTTTCTCAGATCTCAGTGTTTTCCGTTAAGGGTCACTGGTTGGCCATTGGAGTTAATGGCTTATGCTTATTTAGTTGTTAGTCCTTCAAGCATGAGAGGGAAATTCGAAGAGGTATGTCGTTTACTATCGTAACAAATTCTTTCTCCGAATGTTATATTAGTATAACCATTAGCTAGATAAAAAGTGAATTAGTTTCTCTGCGGCAGAATTCAGCTTGCTAAAAAGTGCATTTGAAGTGCAGCATtgcatttgttttatgtttttcctTAAGTCTTAGCTAGATATTTTTTCGTTATGCTTTCTTTTAATAATTATAGTATACTGTTTTACTTTtgctatatttttattatatgattAGAATATATCTTCTTCCATCTTTTTATCTTTCATATCTTCTACAATTACTCAATTGTATCTCTAGCGTTTCTCTTCTAGCTAGAGGTGTATATTTAGCGGGTGCGTATGAGTAATGCTTGGCTGTTTTTATTAAGCAACATGCCGTAGCATAAGGGAAACCTCAACATTGATGTTCATGCATCTAAAGAGCAATTTGTCAAGGATGAGTCCTTCAGGTTTGTCGACATGTTCTGATAGTGCAGTTGAACCATCACTGACCCCAATTTCGATTCTCGAGAGCAGTGAGGATGCATTAGACTTGACTTTTAGTCGGATGGTTTGTGGTTGCGTCATTGCCAAAGAGATCAATTACGGCATCAGAAAGAAGAAGAGATGGTAAGTTGATTGTATGAATTTGAAttgagttttatgagattcactTGTGCGTTGATTTGTTATGAATTTCAAATTGGTCCCTGTCATTATGTTTgtgttatttctgttttgtaccGAAAAATATCAGAAATTGTAAATCCTTAGCTTTGCGGCCAAATTTTGATGATCCATGGTCGTAATCCTTTTTGCACTCACTGTTTTAAGCTCTTTTGATGGCTGATAACTGTAAATTTCTGTCCCAATTAATAGGGTCTCCAATGTTGTATTGCCAATGCTACTGCAATCTCCAATGTTGTATTGCCAATGCTATTGCCATCAATTTTTTCTCAAATGCAGATTTGGTTAATTGCGGTCTCTTAAAGCCTTACTGTAAAAAGCAATACACCAGCCTTGCTGCAAAGGAATGGCACCCGACCCATTACCCGGAGCATCACTTTCGATTACAAACTCTTGAGTAAAATATTTAAGAGCTAGCGTGGGGGCTGTTGTCACCTCCTTAAGAATCTCAGAGGCTTCTTTCTCCTTAAACTTTACAGGGTGGACACATTTGCTTCTGATAAATTAATAATGTTTTTGCTGTTGCCAGTGCAATTTTATTAGTTGAATAAATACTTTGTTGTGACATAAgtcaaaatttataattaatcatGCTGATTGCAGTTCAAATTGTGACTGCCATTTTTTCTCCCAGTGGCATCATGGTCTATATTGTTCTAAAAATAATTTTGGAACCAAACTAAAGTTCTGTTATCGATGGACCTTATGTGAAGAGCCACTTGCATTTGGGAATAATAATGTAAATAAAAGTTTGAAAGGTACTTGACACAAGAACTCTAATGAATGACAGACAACATATACTAATAACGTGGGAAATTTTTAAAGGGGGGTGCTCACTGCCCACGTTAGTggattttcaaaaatattctttagcATAGATTGGATATTGAAATTCATATGTATCAATTATACAAAAAATCTCTTACATCTTTCATAGTTAAAGATGGTCTTTTCATCTTAAAGACATCTCCATTCAAGTTAaaaatggtttgaatttgaattttggagTTCGGAAACATCATGTAAAAAGGTGAATGTTCGTATTATTTTGCATGGATGGTACACTTTATTatcataattataaa
Encoded proteins:
- the LOC131659992 gene encoding UDP-galactose/UDP-glucose transporter 7, whose amino-acid sequence is MEIRADAETSSFSSSLIAAVSYGFASMAMVFINKAVLMQYSYSMTLLTLQQLVTTLLIHFGRKMGYTRARGVDMETAKQLFPVSFFYNANVAFALASLKGVNIPMYIAIKRLTPLAVLIAGCFMGKGRPTTQVTLSVILTAAGVLIAALGDFSFDLFGYSLAFISVFFQTMYLVLVEKSGAENGLSSVEIMFYNSFLSLPFLMFLIIATGEFPYSLSVLFAKSYSFSFLMILILSLVMGIVLNFTMFLCTIVNSALTTTIVGVLKGVGSTTFGFFLLGGVQVHALNVTGLVINTAGGVWYSYAKYQQKKSKTVKLVTDVETHRK